The Acidobacteriota bacterium genome has a segment encoding these proteins:
- the icd gene encoding isocitrate dehydrogenase (NADP(+)), with protein sequence MWKTIQVPEGGERIELADGGVKTPHHPYVGYIEGDGIGPDIWRTTKRILDASVEKAYGGKRRIVWVQLLAGELAKERTGEWLPEETLEAIRYFRVAIKGPLTTPIGGGFRSLNVTIRRRLDLYACVRPVRYFEGVPSPVKNPEKLNVVIFRENTEDVYTGIEWAADTPEAERLWDFLTKGMGAEIRERSAVGIKPVSAFATKRLIRRAIQYAIKRGRPSVTLMHKGNIMKFTDGAFRDWGYELAREEFSDSVISESALWEQHNGKLPGGKVLLKDRLADSMFQQLLLRPDEYSVVATLNLNGDYVSDASAAQVGGLGMAPGANIGDEAAVFEATHGTAPKYANLDKVNPGSLILSGVLMLEHMGWQEAADLIIRGLERTIAQKTVTYDLARQMEGAKEIKCSEYGEEVVKNFA encoded by the coding sequence GTGTGGAAAACCATCCAGGTACCTGAAGGGGGAGAGCGCATCGAGTTGGCAGACGGGGGAGTGAAGACCCCGCATCATCCCTATGTGGGTTATATCGAAGGCGACGGCATCGGCCCCGACATTTGGCGCACCACGAAGCGGATCCTGGACGCCTCGGTGGAGAAGGCCTACGGAGGGAAGCGCCGCATCGTGTGGGTGCAGCTTCTGGCGGGAGAGCTTGCCAAGGAGCGCACCGGGGAATGGCTTCCCGAAGAGACCCTGGAGGCCATCCGGTATTTCCGCGTCGCCATTAAAGGGCCCCTGACCACGCCCATAGGCGGAGGCTTCCGGAGTCTCAACGTCACCATCCGCCGGCGACTCGACCTGTACGCGTGCGTCCGCCCCGTGCGCTACTTCGAGGGTGTGCCCAGCCCGGTCAAGAACCCTGAGAAGCTGAACGTGGTCATCTTTCGGGAAAACACCGAGGATGTATACACGGGCATTGAGTGGGCCGCCGACACGCCGGAGGCTGAGCGCCTTTGGGATTTTCTGACGAAAGGCATGGGCGCTGAAATCCGCGAGCGCAGCGCCGTCGGCATCAAGCCCGTGAGTGCCTTCGCCACGAAGCGCCTCATCCGCCGCGCCATCCAGTACGCCATCAAGCGCGGCCGGCCGAGCGTCACGCTGATGCACAAAGGGAACATTATGAAATTCACCGACGGGGCTTTCCGGGACTGGGGCTACGAGCTTGCGCGCGAGGAATTTTCCGACAGCGTCATCAGCGAAAGCGCACTTTGGGAGCAGCACAACGGCAAGCTTCCCGGGGGGAAGGTCTTGTTGAAGGACCGCCTCGCGGACTCTATGTTTCAGCAGCTTCTTCTGCGTCCCGACGAATACAGCGTCGTTGCAACGCTGAACCTGAACGGCGACTATGTCTCGGACGCGTCCGCGGCGCAGGTGGGCGGCCTGGGGATGGCCCCCGGCGCCAACATCGGCGACGAGGCGGCCGTGTTCGAGGCCACTCACGGCACCGCTCCCAAGTACGCCAACCTGGACAAGGTGAATCCCGGCTCGCTCATCCTCTCTGGCGTCCTCATGCTGGAGCACATGGGCTGGCAGGAGGCCGCGGACTTGATTATAAGGGGCCTTGAGCGCACCATCGCCCAGAAGACCGTGACGTACGACCTGGCGCGCCAGATGGAGGGCGCGAAGGAAATCAAATGTTCCGAGTACGGCGAGGAGGTTGTGAAGAATTTTGCATGA
- the mdh gene encoding malate dehydrogenase encodes MRAKITVVGAGHVGEVTAQRLVDKGLGDVVLVDILEGIPQGKGLDILESAPVEKSDCRIFGTNDYGETADSDIAVITAGSPRKPGMSRDDLRNVNFNIVKSVTEEVVKRSPKAVLVVVSNPLDVMTYVAYKVSGFPRERVVGMAGILDTARFSAFIAEELKVSVDNIQTLVLGGHGDSMVPLARYSTVAGVPLSELLPKEKLDALIQRTRDGGIEIVNYLKTGSAYYAPSSAAVEMVDAILYDRRKILPCSAYLEGEYGASGVFAGVPVILGEGGIKGIFEVRLTKDEEQAFQKSVAGVKKNIDKLEF; translated from the coding sequence ATGCGAGCAAAAATTACCGTTGTAGGAGCAGGCCATGTGGGAGAAGTCACGGCCCAGCGCCTCGTGGACAAGGGGCTGGGCGACGTTGTCCTGGTGGACATCCTTGAAGGCATCCCGCAGGGCAAGGGGTTGGACATCCTGGAATCGGCGCCCGTCGAGAAGTCCGACTGCCGCATCTTCGGCACGAACGACTACGGCGAGACGGCCGACTCGGACATTGCCGTCATCACGGCGGGCTCGCCGCGCAAGCCCGGAATGAGCCGCGACGATTTGCGCAACGTCAATTTCAACATCGTCAAGAGCGTGACCGAGGAAGTCGTCAAGAGGTCGCCGAAGGCGGTGCTGGTCGTCGTGTCGAATCCGCTCGACGTGATGACCTACGTGGCGTACAAAGTGAGCGGCTTCCCCCGCGAGCGGGTAGTCGGCATGGCCGGCATTTTGGATACGGCCCGTTTCAGCGCCTTCATCGCCGAGGAGCTCAAGGTGTCGGTCGATAACATCCAGACCTTGGTGCTCGGCGGCCACGGCGACTCCATGGTGCCGCTTGCGCGCTACTCGACCGTGGCGGGCGTGCCGCTTTCTGAGCTTCTTCCCAAGGAAAAGCTCGACGCTCTGATTCAGCGCACGCGCGACGGCGGCATCGAGATCGTGAACTACCTCAAGACGGGAAGCGCCTATTACGCGCCTTCCTCGGCCGCGGTCGAGATGGTGGACGCCATCCTCTACGACCGCCGCAAGATCCTGCCCTGCTCCGCGTACCTCGAAGGCGAGTACGGCGCAAGCGGCGTCTTCGCGGGCGTTCCCGTCATTCTCGGCGAGGGCGGCATCAAGGGCATCTTTGAGGTCCGGCTCACCAAGGACGAGGAACAAGCCTTTCAAAAGTCCGTCGCGGGCGTGAAGAAGAACATCGACAAGCTGGAATTTTAG
- a CDS encoding cobalamin-binding protein → MPQTPERIVSLAPSHTEILFALGLEQRIVGVTDHCDYPLAARLQAKVGGWLAVESEKVAALRPDLVLTASSLQDKIAESLKKLGLRVERFNPVLFEEVCDTVLDVGGLTGRQADAYRVVKAMRSHIRRLRESRTNGKPKLRVYVEEWSEPPTASGNWVSDLALACGAQPFLKSGEASRPVEIEELKKFDPEVIVLSWCGYGERMNPAEVYVREGWQDLRACSEGNVFVVHDSLLTRPGPRLSQGAQRLARILDGAR, encoded by the coding sequence ATGCCCCAAACGCCGGAGCGCATCGTTTCCCTGGCTCCAAGCCACACGGAAATCCTGTTCGCCCTCGGCCTCGAGCAGCGCATCGTCGGTGTCACCGACCATTGCGACTACCCGCTCGCCGCGCGCCTGCAGGCCAAGGTGGGCGGCTGGCTTGCGGTGGAGAGCGAGAAGGTGGCGGCCCTGCGCCCCGACCTGGTCCTGACCGCGTCGTCTCTTCAGGACAAAATCGCCGAGAGCCTCAAGAAACTGGGCCTTCGGGTTGAGCGGTTCAATCCGGTTTTGTTCGAGGAGGTCTGCGACACCGTGCTCGACGTGGGCGGCCTCACCGGCCGCCAGGCCGACGCCTACCGCGTCGTGAAGGCCATGCGCTCCCACATCCGGCGGCTGCGCGAGTCGCGCACCAACGGGAAACCCAAGCTCCGGGTTTACGTCGAGGAATGGAGCGAGCCGCCCACGGCGTCTGGCAACTGGGTGTCGGACCTGGCCCTGGCGTGCGGCGCGCAGCCCTTTCTGAAGTCGGGGGAGGCGAGCCGCCCCGTGGAGATCGAGGAGCTCAAGAAGTTCGACCCCGAGGTCATCGTTCTCTCTTGGTGCGGCTACGGCGAGCGCATGAACCCGGCGGAGGTCTACGTCCGCGAGGGCTGGCAGGACCTGAGGGCGTGCAGTGAGGGCAACGTGTTCGTGGTTCATGATTCGCTCCTGACCCGCCCAGGCCCGCGCCTTTCCCAGGGCGCCCAGCGCCTGGCGCGGATTCTGGACGGCGCCCGCTGA
- a CDS encoding RluA family pseudouridine synthase, producing MPATRRVEREETLRVDRGGAGKRLDRFLRERLPHLSRSFLQKLIEKGSVERNGAPSLKPSVKVEYGDRVRVVVPFPKKSETRPEDIPLSILYEDSDVAVVDKPAGMVVHPAPGHWSGTLVNALLHRLQDLSGIGGTERPGLVHRLDKDVSGLLLVAKHDRAHRALSAAFKARRVDKVYLALVRGRVRKNEGRIEEPVARHPRNRKKMAVMEGGRAALTLYRVLERLSGATLLEVNLKTGRSHQARVHLAHVGHPILGDAVYGGDKGPGAPLDRIALHAWRLTLRHPGTGLPISFEAPVPEEMRALADGLR from the coding sequence GTGCCGGCGACGCGCCGCGTCGAGCGGGAAGAGACGCTCCGCGTGGACCGGGGCGGCGCGGGGAAACGCCTCGACCGTTTTCTCCGGGAGAGACTGCCGCACCTGAGCCGCTCGTTTCTCCAAAAACTCATCGAGAAGGGGAGCGTTGAGCGGAACGGGGCGCCCTCGCTCAAGCCTTCCGTCAAGGTCGAATACGGCGACCGCGTCCGCGTCGTCGTCCCGTTTCCGAAAAAGTCCGAGACCCGGCCGGAGGATATTCCCCTGAGCATCCTGTACGAGGATTCCGACGTGGCCGTCGTGGACAAGCCCGCCGGCATGGTGGTGCACCCCGCGCCCGGCCACTGGAGCGGCACCCTCGTGAACGCCCTTCTCCACCGCCTGCAAGATCTCTCGGGCATCGGCGGCACCGAGCGCCCCGGCCTGGTCCACCGCCTCGACAAGGACGTCTCGGGGCTCCTGCTCGTGGCAAAGCACGACCGCGCGCACCGTGCGCTCTCCGCGGCGTTCAAGGCGCGCCGCGTGGACAAGGTCTACCTGGCGCTCGTCCGGGGGCGCGTCCGGAAGAACGAGGGGCGGATCGAGGAGCCCGTAGCGCGGCACCCCCGCAACCGGAAGAAGATGGCCGTCATGGAGGGCGGGCGCGCGGCGCTCACGCTCTACCGGGTCCTGGAGAGGCTCTCCGGCGCGACGCTCCTCGAGGTCAACCTCAAGACCGGCCGCAGCCACCAGGCCCGCGTCCACCTCGCGCACGTCGGCCACCCGATCCTGGGCGACGCCGTCTACGGCGGCGACAAGGGGCCTGGCGCTCCCCTGGACCGCATCGCGCTCCACGCCTGGCGTCTCACGCTGCGCCATCCGGGCACGGGACTGCCCATCTCCTTCGAGGCGCCCGTGCCCGAGGAGATGCGGGCGCTCGCGGACGGGCTGAGGTAG
- a CDS encoding DNA repair protein RecO C-terminal domain-containing protein encodes MLKSTRALVLDARPLGENDLVVALLEESGALRRASVRGGQSARHPWVGCFLLWSEVEAAFEAHDGPDRSGLARLELCTLVRSRFDSFADAEAGAYLHALAGLARSLAQEGLERPPLYRLMHEALDVAEEGRRAATLLYASAWALRFEGIFPDPRRCTECGRAFGARGAWWLRKSRALACERCYKGKAAPALDAEALRVLGRVLRERPGVFARSPLPHRAVRRAGRFVEKVFDDCLGLRLNPLTDFEKTAARAARPRRRSVAA; translated from the coding sequence ATGCTTAAGTCCACGCGGGCACTGGTGCTCGACGCCAGGCCGCTCGGAGAGAACGATCTGGTCGTCGCGCTTCTGGAGGAGTCGGGCGCATTGCGCCGCGCCTCGGTGCGCGGGGGGCAGAGCGCGCGCCACCCATGGGTCGGGTGCTTCCTACTCTGGAGCGAAGTGGAGGCAGCATTCGAGGCCCACGACGGGCCGGACAGGTCCGGACTCGCGCGCCTCGAGTTGTGCACGCTCGTGCGCTCGCGCTTCGACTCGTTCGCCGACGCGGAGGCGGGCGCCTACCTGCATGCGCTCGCCGGCCTGGCGCGCTCGCTCGCGCAGGAAGGGCTCGAGCGGCCGCCGCTCTACCGCCTCATGCACGAGGCGCTCGACGTCGCGGAGGAGGGGCGGCGCGCCGCGACGCTTCTTTACGCGAGCGCCTGGGCGCTCCGCTTCGAGGGAATTTTTCCGGACCCCAGGCGCTGCACCGAGTGCGGCCGCGCGTTCGGGGCACGGGGCGCGTGGTGGCTTAGAAAGAGCCGCGCGCTCGCGTGCGAGCGGTGCTACAAGGGGAAGGCCGCTCCCGCGCTCGACGCCGAGGCCCTCCGTGTGCTCGGGCGGGTCCTGCGCGAGCGGCCCGGCGTTTTCGCCCGCTCGCCGCTTCCGCACAGGGCGGTGCGCCGCGCGGGCCGCTTCGTGGAAAAAGTCTTCGACGACTGCCTCGGCCTGCGCCTGAACCCTCTTACGGATTTCGAAAAAACAGCCGCCCGCGCCGCGCGGCCGCGGCGGCGGAGCGTTGCGGCATGA
- a CDS encoding glycine--tRNA ligase subunit alpha: MTLQALMAALESFWEKEGCVRLFPYDVEKGAGTMNPATFFKVLGPEPWRVVYFEPSRRPADGRYGDNPQRLEKHLQLQVVLKPSPADVQDVYLRSLAAIGIDLKRHDVRFDEDNWEAPTLGAQGVGWQVLVDGCEITQFTYFQQAGGVELEKISVELSYGMERIALFLSGAESVYDLKWNDEFSYEQIRREAEREFSRFNFELADIERHRESFRLAEEEAKSLLAQKPPCVLPAYDYVLKCSHYFNVLDARGAVGATERANTIRRIRRLACKCAEGYLKARRPEAERE, translated from the coding sequence ATGACGCTCCAGGCACTGATGGCGGCGCTCGAGTCCTTCTGGGAGAAGGAGGGCTGCGTCCGCCTGTTCCCCTACGACGTCGAGAAGGGCGCGGGCACGATGAACCCGGCGACCTTTTTCAAGGTGCTCGGCCCCGAGCCGTGGCGCGTCGTGTATTTCGAGCCGTCGCGCCGCCCCGCCGACGGCCGCTACGGCGACAACCCGCAGCGCCTGGAGAAACACCTCCAGCTCCAGGTGGTCTTGAAGCCCTCGCCCGCGGACGTGCAGGACGTGTACCTGCGGAGCCTCGCGGCCATAGGAATCGACCTCAAGCGGCACGACGTCCGGTTCGATGAGGATAACTGGGAGGCGCCGACGCTCGGGGCGCAGGGCGTCGGGTGGCAGGTGCTGGTGGACGGCTGCGAGATAACGCAGTTCACCTACTTCCAGCAGGCGGGCGGCGTCGAGCTCGAAAAAATCTCCGTGGAGCTCTCCTACGGCATGGAGCGCATTGCCCTTTTTCTGAGCGGCGCGGAGAGCGTTTACGATCTGAAGTGGAACGATGAGTTCTCCTACGAGCAGATCCGCCGCGAGGCGGAAAGGGAATTCTCCAGGTTCAACTTCGAGCTCGCCGACATTGAGCGCCACAGGGAATCTTTTCGCCTCGCCGAGGAGGAGGCGAAGAGTCTTCTCGCGCAGAAGCCGCCGTGCGTCCTTCCCGCCTACGACTACGTGCTGAAGTGCTCTCATTACTTCAACGTGCTCGACGCGCGCGGCGCCGTCGGCGCGACCGAGCGCGCGAACACCATCCGGCGCATACGCCGCTTGGCGTGCAAGTGCGCGGAAGGTTACCTCAAGGCGCGCCGGCCCGAAGCCGAAAGAGAATGA
- a CDS encoding site-specific DNA-methyltransferase has protein sequence MTNKIYFGDNLPILREMESESVNLIYIDPPFNTGKAQRRTQIKTVRSEGGDRTGFAGRRYETVKVGTKAYHDLFDDYLAFLEPRLREAHRILTADGTLCFHIDWREAHYCKILLDEIFGRDSFLNEIIWAYDYGARTKKKWSAKHDTIFLYVKDPKNYVFNYDEIERIPYMAPGLVGKEKAERGKTPTDVWWHTIVSPTGKEKTGYPTQKPRRIIDWLVRTHSCPGDIVMDFFAGSGTAGEAAHLLGRRFILIDDNPEALEVMAKRFAEMKEVEFVGYHPQKRSARA, from the coding sequence ATGACGAACAAGATCTACTTCGGCGACAACCTTCCGATACTCCGCGAGATGGAATCGGAATCGGTCAACCTCATCTACATCGACCCGCCGTTCAACACGGGGAAGGCACAGCGGCGCACGCAAATCAAGACCGTCCGCTCCGAGGGGGGCGACCGCACGGGCTTCGCCGGGCGGCGCTACGAGACCGTCAAGGTGGGGACGAAGGCGTACCACGACCTGTTTGACGACTACCTAGCATTTTTGGAGCCGCGCCTCCGGGAGGCGCACCGGATTCTCACTGCCGACGGCACTCTCTGCTTCCACATCGACTGGCGCGAGGCGCACTACTGCAAAATTCTGCTCGACGAAATCTTCGGGCGAGATTCTTTTCTGAACGAGATCATATGGGCCTACGACTACGGCGCGCGCACAAAGAAAAAGTGGTCCGCGAAGCACGACACGATTTTCCTCTATGTGAAGGACCCCAAGAATTACGTCTTCAACTACGACGAGATCGAAAGAATTCCCTACATGGCGCCCGGCCTCGTGGGGAAGGAGAAAGCGGAGCGCGGCAAGACTCCCACCGATGTCTGGTGGCATACGATCGTCAGCCCGACAGGAAAAGAAAAAACAGGTTATCCTACACAGAAGCCAAGACGCATTATTGATTGGCTGGTACGAACCCATAGCTGCCCTGGTGATATAGTAATGGATTTCTTCGCTGGTAGCGGCACTGCTGGCGAGGCGGCGCACCTCCTGGGCCGGCGGTTTATTTTGATTGACGACAACCCCGAGGCGCTGGAGGTGATGGCGAAGAGGTTTGCGGAGATGAAGGAAGTGGAGTTCGTCGGCTACCACCCGCAAAAGAGGTCGGCCCGTGCCTAG
- a CDS encoding glycine--tRNA ligase subunit beta, producing the protein MPSHFLLEILLEDLPARVVAPALEQILSRTRDALKSARLRFEGIEAFGTYRRLTLLVEGVAEKQEEFVEEVTGPPAKAAFGKDGKPTKVGIKFAEGKGGSPSALKKVTTSKGEYAAVEVRRGGAAAADILAEIVPKVLASLEFPLTMRWGRGEHSFIRPVHAVAALLEKNVVPLSFCGVASGRTTRGHRFLADDKEIEISSAGDYLETMRKSFVEPDAGARRKSIEAALAGRAGEARGALVPDASLLDTVTAQVEWPVVLRGSFDKKFLELPKEVLVSSMREHQKYFAMEKDGKLLPHFLTVAEVDEGAGADVVRNHERVLRARLEDARFFYEADRKRPLESHLEELEAATFHEKLGSYRDKTGRLEALAPTIAGLAGRADRAETLGAAARLSKCDLATAMVGEFPSLQGIIGGVYAREEGRPEEMWRAVYEHYKPLDVRADVEETPESDMGRLLALADRMDTLAGFFGAGIVPSGTKDPYALRRAGNAVVALMRLDAALSLHPVVEAACQGHGIRGDDAKKRLGEFLLERFESLDYFGFVNYTRAVLGASWPDSRLFPNVSFADAYLRGRALAEMRGSDDLKALAISFKRVKNILKDQERGEVDEKLLQESTEKKLYTGISKVRENVAQWMDRRDYLKAFQALASMRVLVDKFFDDVLVMEEDEALRRNRVALLYELGDLFLRLADISELAVSVRDKAKG; encoded by the coding sequence GTGCCTAGCCACTTCCTCCTCGAAATTCTTCTTGAAGACCTGCCCGCGCGCGTCGTTGCGCCTGCGCTCGAGCAGATTCTTTCCCGGACGCGGGACGCGCTGAAGAGCGCCAGGCTCCGCTTCGAAGGAATCGAAGCCTTCGGCACCTACCGGCGGCTCACGCTGCTCGTGGAGGGCGTCGCGGAGAAACAGGAGGAATTTGTTGAGGAGGTCACCGGGCCGCCCGCGAAAGCCGCGTTCGGCAAGGACGGGAAGCCGACGAAGGTCGGGATCAAATTCGCCGAGGGCAAGGGCGGCTCCCCCTCCGCGCTCAAGAAGGTGACGACCTCGAAGGGAGAGTACGCGGCCGTCGAGGTGCGGCGCGGCGGGGCGGCGGCGGCGGACATTCTCGCGGAAATCGTGCCGAAGGTGCTCGCCTCGCTCGAGTTTCCCCTCACGATGCGCTGGGGCAGGGGGGAGCACTCGTTCATCCGGCCCGTGCACGCCGTGGCGGCGCTTCTCGAAAAAAACGTCGTGCCGCTCTCGTTCTGCGGCGTCGCAAGCGGACGGACGACGCGCGGTCACCGCTTTCTGGCGGACGACAAGGAAATAGAGATTTCGTCCGCCGGTGATTACCTTGAAACGATGCGAAAGAGCTTCGTGGAGCCGGACGCCGGCGCGCGGCGCAAGAGCATCGAGGCGGCGCTCGCCGGGCGTGCCGGGGAAGCGCGGGGCGCCCTCGTGCCCGACGCGTCCCTTCTGGACACCGTGACGGCGCAGGTCGAATGGCCCGTGGTGTTGCGCGGCTCGTTCGACAAAAAATTTCTCGAGCTTCCCAAGGAAGTGCTCGTCTCGTCCATGCGCGAGCACCAGAAGTACTTCGCCATGGAAAAGGACGGGAAACTGCTTCCCCACTTCCTCACCGTCGCCGAGGTGGACGAAGGAGCGGGCGCCGACGTGGTTCGCAACCACGAGCGCGTCCTCCGCGCGCGCCTCGAGGACGCCAGATTCTTCTACGAAGCCGACCGCAAGCGGCCGCTCGAGTCGCACCTCGAGGAGCTGGAGGCCGCCACGTTCCACGAAAAACTCGGCTCCTACCGCGACAAGACCGGGCGCCTCGAAGCGCTCGCGCCGACGATTGCCGGGCTTGCGGGCCGTGCCGACAGGGCGGAGACGCTGGGCGCGGCGGCGCGATTGAGTAAATGCGATCTGGCAACGGCGATGGTGGGCGAGTTCCCTTCGCTCCAGGGGATCATTGGCGGCGTCTACGCGAGGGAGGAGGGGCGGCCGGAGGAGATGTGGCGGGCGGTTTACGAGCATTACAAACCGCTCGACGTGCGTGCGGATGTTGAGGAAACGCCCGAAAGCGATATGGGACGGTTGCTTGCGCTCGCCGACCGGATGGATACGCTCGCCGGATTCTTCGGCGCGGGCATCGTCCCTTCGGGAACCAAGGATCCCTACGCCCTGCGCCGCGCGGGAAACGCCGTCGTCGCCCTCATGCGCCTCGACGCGGCGCTGTCGCTTCATCCCGTCGTCGAGGCGGCCTGCCAGGGCCATGGAATCCGGGGCGACGACGCAAAGAAACGCCTCGGCGAGTTCCTGCTGGAGCGGTTCGAAAGTCTTGATTACTTCGGATTCGTGAATTACACGCGAGCCGTGCTCGGCGCGAGCTGGCCGGATTCCCGCCTCTTTCCCAACGTCTCCTTCGCCGACGCCTACCTGCGCGGACGGGCGCTTGCCGAGATGCGCGGCTCCGACGACCTCAAGGCGCTCGCCATCTCCTTCAAGCGCGTCAAGAACATCCTCAAGGACCAGGAGCGCGGCGAGGTGGACGAAAAGCTTCTCCAGGAGAGCACCGAAAAGAAGCTCTACACCGGTATTTCCAAGGTGCGCGAGAACGTCGCGCAGTGGATGGATAGGAGAGATTATCTGAAGGCGTTCCAGGCGCTCGCCTCCATGCGCGTTTTGGTGGATAAGTTTTTCGACGACGTTCTGGTGATGGAGGAGGACGAGGCGCTCAGGCGCAACCGCGTGGCGCTCCTCTACGAGCTCGGGGACTTGTTTTTAAGGCTCGCGGATATTTCGGAGCTCGCGGTGTCCGTGAGGGACAAGGCGAAAGGGTAG